Within the Macrobrachium rosenbergii isolate ZJJX-2024 chromosome 25, ASM4041242v1, whole genome shotgun sequence genome, the region GTTAGTTTTTACAGGAGCTCCTTGTGTATGTcgtctttcttttgattttctgaaTGCTGAATTTTCATAGGTAATTGTTTGCTTAAGCACGGGAGACTTGGTTCTTTAGCTAACAGAAATGGCAGAATGCAGATTGTTAAGGCTATAGAAATGATAGACATTGTACAGGACATTTGTCTTACAGAAACGTAACGGTtccattatcattacattataattTGATGTGAGCATCCGTTCCAATGCTCTCTACTAAAGTATAACTTGTGATAGATATGCAGGCAGGGTATCTCCTGATAGTGGCTTTgttgaattgttattattttcccaGCAAAACAAGATTACCAAGCCAATCTGGGAGGCTGCAGGACGCCCAGGCATGAGAGCAGCGTTCCAGAAatctgaagacaaaaaaaatatgatgcaCATAGGCTAATACAGTGCCCTCATCTCTGGAGATTTCAGAAGCCTAGCAAATAAGTACCATGTTTTTATAAGATTATTAACAGATTTTCATGATCTTTGCCTCCTCTTGCAGAAGCGTAGGAGGCGGTGATGAGGCACGAAATTCACACCAATCTCACCATCTTTTAGCCGAAGAAACACAGAGGTCAAGTCCAGACCTTGCTGACGTCGCCACGCCAGACTCAATAGATGGGTGGGGACCAACCTGGACCCCAGCATCCAGTATAGCTTCtggtaagaaaaatattgttaaagAATTTAAAGGTTCTCCTCTGAGACCTGAGTGATGAATATAATAACGTGAGGTTCACTATGTCAgattcttagatttattttgggcATTTTTAATCTATCTTCCTACATCAAAATGACTTAGGCGGTGGTTGCGGACTTGGGGAACTCCGCATCCGCCTGCGGTACTCCATGAGGACGAGGCTTTTGCGCCTGACTGTTCTTTCTGCAGATAATCTGCCCTTGAGGCTTGGACCTGAGCCTGTCGACACTTACACCAAGGTACAGTATAATCCTGTACTAGATAAATGAGTATTGTCCTAATAAATGACAAAAGGGTTAAGACATTATGATTTGGGGAAAATGTGTCGTAGCCACAATAACTCTTGATACCTAATCtattaaaacctctctaaaaaggaaatatatcctATATGAAACCTTATAAACCTAATAAATGACAAAAGGGTTAAGACATTATAATTTGGGGAGAATGTGTCGTAGCCACAATAACTCTTGATACCTAATCTATTATAACCTCTCTAAGAAGGAAATATATCCTATATGAAAccttatctataaatattttaaaaaataaactgataatttttttatttttctgtattagaACAATTAAAACATATCCTCTAACTGTGAAATAGGTTAAAGTTTTGTTACTTGCATTCAGTGATAAGCCACTACTATTATCTAGGCCTAggcaaggaaaagaaggaaggggaaatttTGGTGCCAAACTCCAAAGTAAGAAGCATTGGCAGCCCATGAGTTTCTTCAGAGATTCATGCCTTAGGAGTCAGGGATCAGGACTAAAAAGCTATGGAGCTGGGGGAAAGAGTATTTGTGACCACTTACCATTCATTTCCATTCCACCAGGCTGTGTTGCTTCCTGACAAACGAGTCAGGTTCAGTACGCGTGCCGTTCCAGCTTTGAGGAATGCTCATTTCAATGCCTCGTTCACCCACGCTGCTAGACCAACTCGCCTTGCTCATACCGCACTCAGGTTTTCTGTCTGCCAAGTAAGTCATGATTTGAAAATTGTTGGTGGCTCATTATTCATCGTAATTTTTTAatggttcattatttttttcttgatttgggAAAGTGCACACTAATGTGACTACCCAAAAGTCCACACAATCACTGAAAAGTGGCTCAAAGGCTTTGTCCAAATAAGGGAGCCCAAACACATGTTAACTATGCAGAGTCCAGGGACTGAATAGAAAATTGATATTTCTAGCACGAAGCCTGTAGCAAACGTCAGTTTTGGCATTATTTAAATCCATTCCTGTAGTCTCTTGTTCTCTCCAGGTTACAGGTTGTGGACGCAGAGTAGTACTAGGCTATGCTGCCTTGAGCTTGTCTTCCACTGGGCTGCGAGCTGGTCTGAACCATGACCTGGACACTGGCTCCCTTACTCTGCACTTACAGGAAAGCGCCCCTGATCAGCAGGTTAGGCATGGTGAATGATTCAGGTTCTTATTTATACATTTCGACGTCagactgaaaagaaaatgcaTGAGAAACGTTAGCACTTCATTGTCACACTTACCTCTTGGTTGTGAAATGGTTTTTTACCATTTGTCtccaaaaaaacataattttctgcCTTCCTCAAAATTTCGTAAATTATGCACCTTGCCTAGTTTTAAGATGCTGCCTTGCCAGCACTCAAAAGAAGTCACGCGATCAGTTTTGAATAACCAGTTTCTCCACAAAAAGGtactaacctatatatatatatatatatatatatatatatatatatatatatatatatatatatatatatatatatatatatatatatatatatatatatgaaacttcttTCAGATTTGCATAGGAGGGCAATTGCAAATTGGACTCAGTTGGAACAGCGATGTTCACGAACTTTCCATCAGTATTCTGCATCTGACAGGGCTTCAGAGTGACCGAAATATCATTTCTCAGGATGGTAAGGAActccaattacacacacacatatatatatgcatatatatctatatacagtataagtttgtgcgtgtgtgtatgagtgtactGATAAATAGAAACAGAGAatgaaacttgcaaaaaaaaaaaaaatttaataataatatatcattgttattgttttgttcttACCAAGCTAAAGATAAAGATGAAGAATGTTATAAGGGACACAAAACTTTAATCTAAAGATAAACGGCAAATGGCCATGAGGAAGCAATCTTCTTCCGTGTTTCCAAAAACCTTATCCTTCGTAGCAGTTGATGAGCAAACAAGCCACTTTTAGTATGAGAAAAAGGATAATTAATTAATCTTTAAACAACACATTGACTTGATTAGATACCACCTATTTAACACTCATAtacaaagaatatatgaaaatatgtttttatatatatgattatatatacatccGTTTATACTGACCATAAACCTTGCACCTTCCCGCTAGTTCAAGTCTACATCAAAGTTACCGTGTACACAAACAACACAATTCTCTGCTGGAGGAGAACCACCCCTCGTACTATGGAGGCCGAGGTGACGCTCTTCGAGGAGGAACTCATCCTCCGAATGCCGGAGTTGGACCTTGACGCCACTCACCTCGTCCTCAGCGCGCGCGAGAGAACTGGTCCTGGTAGGTGACAGTGTGCTGTCTGCCCCTGGCTGTTTCCTGGTCTGAGGGATCACTGGTCTTATCATTGGTTTagctcttgtttttctttaaatagaaaTATGGTGACATTTCATTCTCACTGTTTACATATGGTGGTGTTTGGTAACTGAAGACTTTGTTAATGGAGATGTTTTATTGCAGGCTGTGGTCGGAAAGTCCTAGGTTCCTGCGTCGTGGGTCGAGGAAGCTGCGTGGGTGAAGATGGCCGCCATCACTGGCTAGATATGCTGAGAGCAGCACCTGACATCGTGGTCAGAACTCACCCGCTCACTGCTCTGGAAGCTTTCCAGACCCAGTGTCTACAGCAGAACCCTCCACCATATCAAAGCGCGTTCCCTTCTCCCACTCGCGATTCCGATTTGCCCATCTATCATCGGTACCAGAACATTGGGCTGATTTCCAACCAGAGCTTCCCTGTGGTTGAAATACCAGGGCCTGAGAGATCTCAGAGCcaagaagaaaatgagcaaaaacAGACCCAAGAACAAGACAGCCAATCTTCTTCTGATGAAGGTCAGAGTTCAGAGGTGCTGACTCCAGACCAGTGTCAGAGTCCTGAGCCTGCGACAGAAGATGGACAGGACACAGAGGTATCGTCAGTGAATGAGAGCCATCACTCAGAAATGATATCCTCTGATCAGAGTCACTATTCAGAGATATCAACCCCAGATCAGCTTGCTCATGACCAGTCTACAGGGAGTCAGAGTTTAATTGCCTTAggcaagaataatgaaacttctGCTGCAGACAGTGAGAAAGATGACAATGACCAGCCAAGTGAAAACATATATTACAATGTGCCATTAAACCAAGTCACCTCTTACAATATACCCAGGGTCTCAAATGAGCCTATATATGCAAAGCCCGACATGACCCTTAAACGCAGCTACAGGAAGGCATCGTCTTGCCCTTCTGATTCAGCTGCAGTAGTACAGAGCTCTTTTGAGGGTTCATATCGCTCCAGCGAGCCTATTTATGACTCGCCTGACCTAACGGCTCACCGGACCCATGACAGGGCTGGACTGCAGGAGAAGCATGTCTACAGTAAACCTGTCACTCCACTGCAGCATCTGTATGAAAATTCTTCCATCATCTCGGGGAATGTTTACCAGGTGCCAGATCTAACAGTATCCCACGTTTACCAGACTCCAGACATTTTCGCACATCACGTGTACGAGAGTCCCGTGTCCTCTCCCGAACACATCTACCAAATGCCATACGAATCCAGCCTGAGGAGATATCAGAACATCAACCTCTTTAGGCAGTCTGATGACAGGGAGTATGCGAACTTGGCTACGCCAGAGGGAGGTTCCAAGAACAAGAGGAGGTATGAGAACGTTCCTGGTGATTACGAAGTCCCTGATACAAAGCGGACGTCCGCTGGGGAAGTCTCAACTTCGCAGCGTACCTCCACTGTGGGGTCCGTCAGTGGACAGGATGATACTCAGTCATCTGTAAAACATTACCGAGACTCAATAGAAGAAGAACAGGCTGAATTCTATTCCCTTCAGTACGAGGAAAATATTCCTCCGCAGGATTACAGAAGCAATATTGGTGATAACATCTCAGACACGTCTGAGATCTACCACGACGCTAGAAGTTCGACGAAAAGTGAGTGAGGGACAACTACTTGGGGGGGCTGACAAAAGCTTAATTTTGAGTGAAAATTTAGTGAGCAAATATGAAGCAAAAGATCAATGAAAATCAATCAACATTTATCAATGCTAAGTACCTTAACGACTGCTGCAAACATAGGGTAATAAAAGTGcgattgtatatttttttgtttttacatacttGCGATATTACTCTTACGTTTGAGAGtatgaaagttttcaaaatacCTCTTGGAAGTTTCTAAAACGGGAAATAGTATTAAAACGTATCTTCAGAATAAATTATAAAGTCATACTGCATAGCATCAGTTTCCTGTACTGGAGTTCACCTCTGTACCGCTCTTACTAGTCATGAATTTGCTGCAGAAGCCTGCAGTGAGAATTTCTCAACTAAATTCATTGCAGAAAAAGTAGATGACTTTATTAAGTGGTTGCTTTGCGTGCCAGTCTCGTTTCATTccgttttgtttattcattcaactGGTGCTCGTTGTTGCCAGTTCAGAGGCCAATGGGAAGGCCAACTGAATGACCTTACGTGGAGGAGGTCTAATGAAAAgattgtaattatatacatatacagtatgaattCGCGTGTGTGTGATTGTACATTAATAGAGTTAATGTAATTTATCTGGTTGGCTGTTGgacaataaaagtatataattcgTTGAAACTTTTATAGATTTCATAAATCCTTAAAAAATGGTAGAATTTCCAGTAACAAGAGACCTTATTTCCCAAAGTCATGTAGATACCTTTTATTCCatgtagattttatttataaaaaggattttcagCATTGCTAATCGTTGCCTGAAAGCGAACTGAATGATGAGGATGTATTGATGCAATTAAAAAATTTGGGAATGGAAAGGCATCAAGAGTTAATGACATTACAAGTGAGATGATAGTGTACAGGGTGGCTGACCAGGGTTAGTAAGGTatatctggatgagggaaaggtagGGGCTACTGAGTGGCTGACAAGGGTTAGAAAGGTAAgcctggatgagggaaaggtagGGGGCTACTGAGTGGCTGACAgaggtttgtaaggtatgtctgaatGAGGGAAAGATGACAAAGAAGCCGGTGAAAGTAGTAATTGTTCCATTACTTAACATGCCGCAGAAGGAGCATAGTACGATTTCGATTGAAAAGGCAAGACGAACGACAGAATATCTGTTAAGAGGAAGATTCCATTTGAAACCCAAAGCAAACGTTAGAATGCTAAAGATATCCACTTATCTGGCAATCTGCTTAACGCCCACACAAACCAGTCTGCAAAGTTTTAATCTCGTTCATGTATTTGCCCTAACACACAGCTCAAGGCTGGATGAAAGATATAATGGCGGATGAGGAAGTCCGTTTGCAGTAAAACTTGTTGGACAGCTGTTGCAGATTGCAAAGGAAAATCAAGGTCTCTCGTAGAATGGCTTATAGCCTGTTGCAAGCTTCATTGGAAGTCTTGTGTATTCTTTCATTACCAAGATGAACAACGGGTCCGTTGTTGAAAGTAAGGTGCAACAGTTCATTAAAAATTGTTtcagaatttttgttttgatttatgtaACCAATCTTAAGTGCTTCTCGCCAAATAAAATCTTGTCCTTAATACTagaagctttgtgtgtgtgtgtatacatttacaaCCTCAGacatacatttttctctttttctttcgttgACAATTAGGGGGAATGACTTACCCGGTGCCAAAAACGCTTTATTTGGCGTGACATGCCCCGGGGTGTAATGGCACTTCAAAAAATGACGCGTTTCTTCTGTTAAGTATAAATGAAGtataagttttctgcacaagaagTTCATTCCtggattttcttttcctttcgtcACCTgcaaattgattttttaaaacacaAATATTAGTTTACTTCAATGCTATTGTTGATCTCACCAACATTATCTTTCACTATTTCTTCACGGGAAGCGAAAAACTATCATTCACTTTCAAAAAAATCATTTCTGAGACTAAATGCAAATTCTATGCTACACTTGATTACATATGCAAATATCCAGTGCCAGCCTCCCTCCCGCCTACGATACGCAGAGGCGTCTCTGCTCCAAATAAGCCCAAACGATTTCGAGACGCTGAGTCTCAAGGGTGGAAGTGTAAGACACCGCGTTTTTCAAGAACTTTCAAGTTCCTAAGGTGAAGGGTACGACAGTTCCcgttgtcgagagagagagagagagagagagagagagagagagagagagagagaagtataaacGGACGAAGTTCCTtatcctattcttcttcttcttcttcttcttctgctttctcGCTGGGGGTCGGTGGCTCACTCGCAGTCGGCGAAGACTAGTGTCTGAGAGACTCTGAGACTCAGTGTAGTGGCGTCCGCCGTTGGAGACGCACGTCTACCGACCGTGTTGCGCTCGATCCGGCTGACAGCGGCAGGAGGCCAGGCACGcccgtgtacacacacacacatatacacagaagtCGTAGCGTTCGATTCGCCGTTTTCCGGAGGTGTCGTTCGAAGGCTGGGCAGTCCCGAAAAGAGCATCGAGTCTGGCCCTTTTGAATGGGAACTGGAGTGATTTGACGtgacgtgtgtttgtgtgtgtttggtgaGATATCAATGATTGGTTTGGTAATACTTTTTTTGTTATGTATCACATCATCCCGTGGGTTTATGTGATTCCCCGTCCAGGTACTGAACTGACCAGAGACCTGTTCAGGTTCTAATCTCGAGTGCGGTACAGAACGTAGGTGATATCAGTCGCTTGAGAAATGTACCCCTAATCACTttcgtttttaaaaaaaaaagactttctggTGGAACTTGATAAAGATTGAAATATCATTttgatgacagaaaaaaatacagatacaagaaaaaaaaaaaaaaaaagctgaatgttACAAAATATCATTGAGACGAATTCTATTGACATCACACTTTTAATTGTGCCAGTGATAATTATCTAGCGTATAATTTGCGCTTATCAAGTTGAAagataaaattactaaaacaccATTAATCCAATTCTTTGtcccgccccccccttttttttatctaaatctgATGAGACTTGATAAGTAGAGACAcctaatattaatgataacataATCCAAAATCATTTATGTTAACCTTGACCTATTTATCAAGGTCACATGGCAGTAGCATATGgatcaaaattaaaacattttcagttcGTCAGAATCTTTGCCAGCACTTAAAAGAGTTTAGATAATAATTCTTCGAGTCTTCGTTACTTCAGTGACCTCAGAGGACTTTCGACCAACACAATATCCTTTATATTATGACTATAAAAGTGTTTATCGAGTTACACACCGGAATGATTGTATATATGAGTGCAATTACGGTGCGTACTTTAGCGACTGATCGATTGGCAATTATCTGGTCGCTAGAATGATACAGTTAaaagtgtgtatttattttattctatttgctACGGTTATTGAACGTCGGTTGTGGTTGTTGatagtatatttatgtttatctaGGTACTGTTGTTAGTGGGAGTGATGTCAGCAGTTGCGGCAAGAAAAATGGTAATAGTTTTAGTAGCTAGAGAAGTTTGTGATGTAGTGTTTACGATAAATGGTGGAAAATGCTTAGTACTGTAGCTGAACTTGcaggaagtaataataataataataataataataataataataataataataataataataataaacttggcCACTAACAACACGAaacaacagagaaagaaagaaacacacaaacaaacgaaatGAATATCACTGCGTTAACTTTTGACACCCATGCAGATGATTCCATCGACTCAGGAATGcctcctttcatctctctctgaAAAGCCTTAGCGGTTGTTTTAACCAACTCGAAGCTCTCAAAAAAGGGAGACGCCGTATGGGAAAAGCAGGTCTCAAGGATAAATCAATGGCCTTTGCATAGATAGAAGGAACCGGAGACGTTTTAAAATGTGCGGATCGAAAGTTGGTGGGAGTGAGGTGCATTCGAAGTAATACTGGAGGGTAGAATTGTCATGCGGCCTGAATGGCggttgcgtttctctctctctctctctctctctctctctctctctctctctctctctctctctctatatatatatatatatatatatatatatatatatatataatgcaacaaTGTTAACAGGATCTACGGTAATTATTACGTGTGAAGGGTAATTGTACATTATCTCTCCGGGACTCGTGACTTTGTTTCGTGAGGGTTGGCGAACTCGTCCTTTAAACCTGACCTGCGTATGGCAACAGCAAGGTGATTTattctgatttaattttaatttcagggTTGATTAAactcatttatatgtataaatcatgCTGTGTATATAAGCACTCTTATGCGCGTGATTTCGAAGTATTAGCTCGTATGGAATATGGTAAGAAcgggaaaataatattgaaaagggaAGCACTTTTGAAAATGCACTTTGCAATATCCTTGTTACGTTGATAACCCGCCCACAAGACTTAAATTCTGAATGAAGTAAAATTCTCCAGgttataaataaaagacaatatttCCAGCCCCAGCTTCAACAGCTCCCAAGACTCAAGAAAAAgacatgaaagaggaaaaaaacacCAAGAAATTGCTATGATTAGGACTACCTAACCTCAGTTTATATTGCTTTGCTGCGTGCGTGTCTTAATTAGTTGTTATTTCAGTGCTGGGACATGCTTGCGCTCAAGGTTACCTGAGGCTGAAATTGagaagtgactctctctctctctctctctctctctctctttacttagcTGTGGCCAGTTTAGttgattttcctttgtaatccttAGTTCTACGTCTGGTTAAATATAGCTTCTAGTTACGGGtggtaattatctctctctctctctctctctctctctctctctctctctctctctctctctctctctctctctctcactcactctttaCTTAGCTGTGGCCAGTTTAGttgattttcctttgtaattctgATTTCTACGTCTGGTTAAATATAGCTTCTAGTTACGGGtggtaattatctctctctctctctctctctctctctctctctctctctctctctctttacttagaTGTGGCCAGTTTAGttgattttcctttgtaattcttATTTCTACGTCTGGTTAAATATAGCGTCTAGTTACAGGAGGTaaagcctacacacacacacatatatatatatatatatatatatatatatatatatatatatatatatatatatatatatatatatatatatatatatatatatatattatatttgtgtgtgtgtgcgtgcctgcgtgtgcgcgcgtgtaaaTCCACGTGTTACAAACTTAGCACTCAGTTATCTAATGACGGTGATATGGTGATTTCTATTCTAGGTACAGAACCTGAGTTCGTCATGAATATGTATAAGTTGGTCCgaaaccattttttatttctctcgatGGCTGAGTGCATTAGGTCACTGTCACCGGTTATAGATTAAGAACTGGTGCATTTAACCttttaaagatacaaaaatacCACTTAATGGTCTAAAGGAACCCTAATTTTAAACCGAGCTCGAAATGAAAGAGTTAGTAAACGAATAATGGAAAACAGAAGTGTGGGGAAAAATTCCGGAACctgaataatattttcatgattcacttacgtttctgctctctctctctctctctctctctctctctctctctctctctctctctccgcaagtgCAGAATCAACCttgctattgacttgaaattcaatgaGTTTATACTGAACCATTTAATATAACCAGtgaaataatttgagagagagagagagaagaagaagaagagagaagagagaagagagagagagagagagagaaagtaaaaccaGAAATGCCACACCAAAGAAGACACAAATAAAGAGCCGAGTTCCGCCTGGCTTGCTTTGgtgagccgtttcaaaggcaaatccctcctgtaattactactactattacttgACCCTCTTGTATTTCAGGCCATGTCCAGGTAACGTGGCGACAGACAGTCACAGT harbors:
- the LOC136852369 gene encoding uncharacterized protein translates to MSAEDEGGGTRAMSPGVIGGLVVGVSLAAATIFCTGLCLALWYRRLRGQAGDPSPATFLVSKRKPDQYASPDHPMAFVMPTITASEAGSEPQTPTPTQILTPTERSKGITKSVGSASSTISHSRSNPTNPEDHPNVQRWDAIATSRTPPPAYSPPPVCRSQGYGVSPPSFSTLYSNLRPRSASPKGPLNTSRQNPPLSLPIPGNRWTPRAVKRPRSASPRVLQPSPVTPPALPPRPFQVMSSRTPPALPPRSIFLRRSVGGGDEARNSHQSHHLLAEETQRSSPDLADVATPDSIDGWGPTWTPASSIASGGGCGLGELRIRLRYSMRTRLLRLTVLSADNLPLRLGPEPVDTYTKAVLLPDKRVRFSTRAVPALRNAHFNASFTHAARPTRLAHTALRFSVCQVTGCGRRVVLGYAALSLSSTGLRAGLNHDLDTGSLTLHLQESAPDQQICIGGQLQIGLSWNSDVHELSISILHLTGLQSDRNIISQDVQVYIKVTVYTNNTILCWRRTTPRTMEAEVTLFEEELILRMPELDLDATHLVLSARERTGPGCGRKVLGSCVVGRGSCVGEDGRHHWLDMLRAAPDIVVRTHPLTALEAFQTQCLQQNPPPYQSAFPSPTRDSDLPIYHRYQNIGLISNQSFPVVEIPGPERSQSQEENEQKQTQEQDSQSSSDEGQSSEVLTPDQCQSPEPATEDGQDTEVSSVNESHHSEMISSDQSHYSEISTPDQLAHDQSTGSQSLIALGKNNETSAADSEKDDNDQPSENIYYNVPLNQVTSYNIPRVSNEPIYAKPDMTLKRSYRKASSCPSDSAAVVQSSFEGSYRSSEPIYDSPDLTAHRTHDRAGLQEKHVYSKPVTPLQHLYENSSIISGNVYQVPDLTVSHVYQTPDIFAHHVYESPVSSPEHIYQMPYESSLRRYQNINLFRQSDDREYANLATPEGGSKNKRRYENVPGDYEVPDTKRTSAGEVSTSQRTSTVGSVSGQDDTQSSVKHYRDSIEEEQAEFYSLQYEENIPPQDYRSNIGDNISDTSEIYHDARSSTKSE